Proteins found in one Pseudoxanthomonas sp. SL93 genomic segment:
- a CDS encoding YkvA family protein → MSLTINLELTDQDLAHFKKAREAALNISQHMSLQEITQAASDLLLKAQQSDSPQFVKDRLLLLDSFIAMARDEGWALQDEDIVHLRVALAYFATAADAIPDHIPVLGFLDDAIMIELCARDLCHEVDAYNDFCEFREREARRHGLAPENVGRADWLAGRREELQERMRRRRSRLGSGGLGVGYGSSSGYGGARVGYADGGWRPGVFTTR, encoded by the coding sequence ATGTCACTGACCATCAATCTGGAATTGACCGACCAGGACCTCGCGCACTTCAAGAAGGCGAGGGAAGCGGCCTTGAACATCAGCCAGCACATGAGCCTGCAGGAGATCACGCAGGCGGCGTCGGACCTGTTGCTGAAGGCGCAGCAGAGCGACTCGCCGCAGTTCGTCAAGGATCGCCTGCTGCTGCTGGATTCCTTCATCGCCATGGCGCGTGACGAGGGCTGGGCGCTGCAGGACGAGGACATCGTGCACCTGCGTGTCGCGCTGGCGTATTTCGCCACGGCGGCCGATGCCATCCCGGACCACATTCCCGTGCTGGGCTTCCTTGATGACGCCATCATGATCGAGCTGTGCGCGCGCGACCTGTGCCATGAGGTGGATGCCTACAACGACTTCTGCGAATTCCGCGAACGCGAGGCCAGGCGCCACGGCCTGGCCCCGGAAAACGTGGGCCGTGCCGACTGGCTGGCGGGCCGTCGCGAGGAACTGCAGGAGCGCATGCGCCGGCGCCGGTCCCGGCTGGGCAGCGGTGGGCTGGGCGTGGGCTACGGCTCCAGCAGTGGCTATGGCGGCGCCCGGGTCGGCTATGCCGACGGCGGTTGGCGGCCGGGCGTGTTCACCACCCGCTGA